The genomic DNA AATTAAAAAACGGCTGTCTTACAAATCTGTAAAACAACCGTCCTCCGTTTGACTCTTAACTAAAAATTTCTTTTACTTTCCCAACAACTATATCTACCCCAAACTTTGTTACTTCATAAGAAACACTTGCTATCGCCATACCAATTCCTTCTAAAACATTAAAACTTCTCAAGCTTTCTAATTGTTTTTGTTTCTCAATTGTCGAAAACGAACTTCCCGAAATTTCTAATTCAGCAACCGCACCCTCTGTTCCTGTCATATGTGCTATTTGTTCATATGACATTTGCTGATAACCTTTCATACTTTTTAAACCATGATTAGCAAGTGCCATCCCTGCTATCACCATAAGTAAACATATAGCTGCACTACATATACATAAAAGTGAAAAGTGACTTAAACTATTATCATCTCTTCCCATCAATGTGTATATGCCCCTGTATTATCTTGGTCAATTTGATGATGCAGCGCTGCATTTAACCCACTCGCTATTACATTTGCCATATCCTCTATGAAAGCATCCACTTCTTTCGGAGTCACCATTAAATTATGGCCAAGAGGAGATAACACTTCATAAATTAATTTTCTCTTCTCTTCATCTTCCAGTGTACCTACAGCACCTAAAAACATATTTCGGCTTTTTTCATCCGGCATATCTTCTTCTGTTAATTTTTTCTTTTCTCCAAATGAAAATCCCGCAGGTAATAAAGATCTTGATGGCTTATGTCCCTCTTTCATCTCTCTTCCAAAGTGCTTCAAAATAAAATCAATTGTATCGCTTGTAATCGAAACGGCATCAACTACAGTCGGAACACCAATAGCAATAACAGGAATTCCTAATGTTTCTTTACTTAGCTCCTTACGTTTATTCCCAACACCAGATCCAGGATGAATTCCTGTATCAGAAATTTGTATCGTACTATTTACTCGTTCAATAGAACGGGCAGCTAACGCATCAATTGCAATGACAAAGTCCGGATTGGTCTTCTCAATAATCCCATAAATAACATCGCTTGTTTCAATTCCTGTAATCCCCATTACCCCAGGACGAATTGCACTAACAGGTCTAAACCCTTCTTCTACACTTTCAGGCTGCAGTTGAAACAAATGTCTCGTTACCAATACATTTTCTACCACTATCGGTCCAAGTGCATCTGGCGTTACATTCCAATTCCCAAGACCGACGACCAAGCAGCTCGCTTCTTTCGTAACACCAACCTCTTCTAGGAAATAAGAAAATTCTTTCGCAAAAACGCGCTCTACTTTTTGTTGCAGTTCCGTATCTTGTTGACGTATACCTTGTACTTCAAGCGTTAAATAATTTCCAGGTTTTTTACCCATCGATTCAGACGCAACTTCATCAATCGTTACTTTTGTAATGGTAACACCTTCTTCTTCCCTCTCTTTTACAATAACTCCTTGTATTCCATTTTGTTCTTCTTGGCGCTCTTGTAACATTTGATGCGCCTCTACAGCAAGGTCAGTTCTAACGCTATATTTACTTAAATCTAATGGTTCTTTCATCGTATCTCCTCCGTAATTCATAGTAAATATCGTTAGATTTCCCAAAGTTATATAAGGTCATTCTTTCCTTTACGTGAAATTTCATTGATATACTATTGCAATTCTCTTCACCGTTTGATAGAATATCACTTGTTCTATGTAAGAATCGAGTCATTCGATTGCACCAGGGAGGTGAAAAGTATGGCAAACATCAAATCTGCTATCAAACGCGCTAAACTTAGCGAAGAGCGTCGTGCACATAACGCTTCTATCAAGTCTGACATGCGTTCTGCTGTTAAAACTGTAGAAGCTTTAGTTACTAATAACGATCTTGAAACTGCTAAAGAAGCTTTCAAAACTGCTTCTAAAAAACTTGACAAAGCAGCTCGTAAAGGTCTTATCCACCAAAACGCTGCAGCTCGTCAAAAATCTCGCTTAGCGAAACAAGTAAACGCGTAAGGCGTTTAAAAAACGATCCATTTGGGTCGTTTTTTTATATACAAAAAAGTTCACGTTACTTGGTAACGTGAACTTTTTTTGTATCATCACATATGATTTAACCGCATCAAGAAAAACTCAAGTACAAGCTTCTTATCCATCTTTCCTGTCTTCATACTATAATCAGCTTCCGCTAATTCTATAATCACTTTCTTTAGTTCCTCAAAAGAGAAAAACTTCGTTTGATTCATCGCTAACTTTACACGATATGGATGCACACCAATATGAGAAGCAATTTGATTTTGTCCATAACCACGTTGCTGTAACTCTTTCACTTGATGCAGCAAGCGGAATTGACTTACTAATAACGCAAGCAATTTAATCGGTTCCTCTTGCTGCGTAAATAATCCATCCAAAATTTGCATCGCACCCGCGATATCTTTTTTCACCACTTTTTCTGTTAAAGCAAACACATTTTGTTCAACTGATTTTGGCACAAGCTCGGCAACAAGTTTCGATGTAATCTCTCCGCCCATACCGACATATAACGTTAACTTGTCCATTTCCTTCGCCAACATCGTTACATTACTTCCTACAAGCTCTAACAACAAACTAACAGCTGCATTATCAATATGTACATGCACTTCATCTGCACGAGCAACAATCCACTTCTGAACATCCTGCACCTGCATCGTATTTGCTTCTACTATATCCGCTGTTTTCTTTAATAATTTTGTAATTTTTTTTCGTTCATCCAGCTTTTCGTAAGGCGCAACAAAAACAAGAATAGAAAATGGAGAAGGCTCTCCAATATATTCTTCTAAAATCTTTATGTTTTGCTCTAACTTTTCTTTTTGTGCAGTTAAAAATAGTGGTGATTTTATTAATAGCACTTTACGTTCTCCAAAAAAAGGAAGTGTACGTGCATCCTCAACCACATCTTCTAAATACGCTTCTTCTAAATCATATGTCACAACATTAAACTCACGATCTTCCTCTTCAAGCGCTTCTGTTGTAATAAGCTTTATCGTTTCATTTATAAAAAACGCTTCCGTTCCATACAGCAAATACAACGGAGCAAACTGCTTCTTTTTAATCTTTTTATGTATATCACTACTCATACTTTTTCCTACTCCCTAACTTGGCAATATATATTTATACTAATGCCCTAGCTTTTGTTTTACAAGTACAAAGGAACAGGCTGTATAACCCGTCCCTTTATTTATATTAAACGCCACGCAATAAGCCCCGGGTTTCTTATTGGTGTGCGGTAATCACCTTCCCTTTATTATTCACAATAAAAATTCGAGTATAAGTGCCAACTGTTAACATGCTTGGAAACAAAAAACTCACGTTACTTCCTGATTTAAAAGTAGTAAAAACACTCGATTTCTCTTCATATGGAAATTGTAGATTTTTTTCTGACAATATTTTATACTAAAGTGGAATGTTGGGGAGGGATTCTAAATGAATGATTTTGAACAAAACGTTCAAAGTAAACGCAATGACGCTATTGATTCAGGGGTAGGATTTATCGTCTCATTTGGTTTTTTCGCAACACTTTTCATCATTGCAACTGTTATTAAATTTATTGGTTCTTAAAGACTGCTGCTTACTGGCAGTCTTCTTTTTATCTATTATGTGTTTCATCATATGTGATTTTGCTATGAAAGGTTCCGTGTTCCCCTTTAAAAATATAGGAAATAGCACCTTGCTTATCCGTGCGCCATATTTCAATCCCCATCTTCTCAAAACGCTCTATAACTTCCTTATGAGGGTGCCCATACCTATTACGCTCACCGGCAGAAATAATCGCTATATTAGGCTGTACGGCGCTCAGAAAAGGCACTATAGACGACGTGTTACTCCCATGATGAGCAACCTTTAAAACATCCGCCCGTAAATCTGGATACGTAGCTACTAAAACCTTCTCTCCTTCTTCTTCTAAATCACCTGTAAACAGCCACGTTACCCCTCCTAATTTTGCCCATATTACAATTGAAGCGTTATTTTCACTTCTTTCTTTTCCCGTTGGAGCTAGTACAAAAAATTCCGCTTCATTTACACTCCAACTCTCCCCTTCTCCCACTTCCCTTATTTTCACTTCCTTTTCTAACGCCTGTTTCTTTATTACTGTTTCTAATACTGCATCTTGTTGCTTTCGGCCAAATACAACTTCTTTTACGGTTATATTTGATAATAACTCTTCCGCAGCACCTATATGGTCCGCATCTCCATGCGTTACGATTAATTTATCGATCGTTTTAATGCCTTCCTTTTGTAAATAAGGAATTAAAATATCATTTCCAACTGAAAATTCATGCTTTTTCCGCTGCCATTCTTCCTTGTTTACACGAATTGTTCCACCGGTATCAATGAGGTAAATCTCTTTATCGTACGGGAGGCGAATTAATATTGCATCTCCCTGTCCAACATCAAGAAATGTAACACTTCCGGTTTCCCGAAAATACGGATATACATAATGACATGTACAAATAAAAAGAAATATACCCGAAGCTATAAACATAATCCCCTTCGATATTCGCCTTTCCCAAACCATCAATATACTAACTATACTCACACAATATAGAGCTACAAGAAGTATAGGTGTTTGCCCGAAATTAAGGCGGATAAATGGTAAGCTTTCACAATAAATTAAAAAATCATTAGAAAGATTCAAACCTATTGATAGTACATTCGCAATTCCTTTTGCAAGAAATGGAATGATTGGTATACATACCAAAATAACAATACTACACGGCAATACAACGAGGGATAAAAACGGAACGTATAGGATGTTCAGAAAAATACTATATGGAGAAAAATAACCGAAGTGATATAACAAAATCGGAGTACTAACGAGCTGTGAAATAAGAGAAATATAAATAGAATTTCGGATCACTCCATTACTACTCTCTAGTAAAAGCGGGGCAGACAAAAGTAAAGCAAAACTACCAACAAAAGAAAATTGAAACCCAATATTATAAATAAGATATGGATCATATATAAGCATACATATAGCCGTTACACTTAAAGCATCGAAGCTAGACAAACGAAGAGAACACATGAAAGTACTCAACATCAAAACTCCTGTTATAGAAGCTCTTATAACAGACGGTGATGCTCCTGCAAAAATCATATATATAGGAATACAGAAGATAAGACATAATGTTGCTATCTCCCTCGTCACACCACTTCTTAGCAAAATAAAATACACAATTACCATTAACAATACGATATGCGACCCTGAAATTGCCAACAAATGTACAAGACCAAATTGTCGATATCGCTCTTCAACTTCAAATGTCATTTGTAGTCTATCACCAAATACTAACGCATTCATAAAAGCACCTGATTGCTCTGGAAACATTTCTGTAACTCCCGAGATTGCTTGCTGCCTCAAAAGAAGAATCCGTTGCACGAGTGACAATGATGTTTTATGGCATTCAGAAATATATGTAGCATCAAATGTGAAATGAATATTTTGCCTATACAAATAATCACGGTAATTAAAACCATGAAAATTGCGGGCTACTTGCGGTTCTTTCCTCTCACCTTCGAATATACATGATACTCCTGCATGTAATTGTCGCAGTTGTTTCTTTTCCAAGGCTGATTTAATTTTGTAACTTAACTGCACTATATTTTTATTCTGATCTTCAACTTGAAATGATAAGCGATCTCCGTTAATAAGAGGTGTGTTTTGTATTACTCCTCTTGTAAGTCCGTAGGGATCTCCTAGAGGCTTATTTTGTCCTTGAACATACGTAGTGTACATAGCGCCACTAAAACACGCTATCATACAAAAAAAGAAGGTTTTACGCGAAGTACGATATAAACAAAAGAAAACATAAAAAACGAAACAACACATCAGTAGTGCAACCGAAGAGGAAAAGGCGATTGCAATCCCTATTATAAATGAGATTGCAACATAGCCCCATTGTCCATGCAACTCATACTCACTCCTTATAGCATCATTTTTGCTTTCGTGAATACATGTTGTAATTCTTCCATTGATAAGTTCTCTTTTTCTAAAGATGCAAATAGTTCTTTTAACTCCATATGACGCTTTTGATCCTCTAACGCTGCAATATCATATTCTAGC from Bacillus basilensis includes the following:
- a CDS encoding YqxA family protein, whose product is MMGRDDNSLSHFSLLCICSAAICLLMVIAGMALANHGLKSMKGYQQMSYEQIAHMTGTEGAVAELEISGSSFSTIEKQKQLESLRSFNVLEGIGMAIASVSYEVTKFGVDIVVGKVKEIFS
- the gpr gene encoding GPR endopeptidase, coding for MKEPLDLSKYSVRTDLAVEAHQMLQERQEEQNGIQGVIVKEREEEGVTITKVTIDEVASESMGKKPGNYLTLEVQGIRQQDTELQQKVERVFAKEFSYFLEEVGVTKEASCLVVGLGNWNVTPDALGPIVVENVLVTRHLFQLQPESVEEGFRPVSAIRPGVMGITGIETSDVIYGIIEKTNPDFVIAIDALAARSIERVNSTIQISDTGIHPGSGVGNKRKELSKETLGIPVIAIGVPTVVDAVSITSDTIDFILKHFGREMKEGHKPSRSLLPAGFSFGEKKKLTEEDMPDEKSRNMFLGAVGTLEDEEKRKLIYEVLSPLGHNLMVTPKEVDAFIEDMANVIASGLNAALHHQIDQDNTGAYTH
- the rpsT gene encoding 30S ribosomal protein S20 is translated as MANIKSAIKRAKLSEERRAHNASIKSDMRSAVKTVEALVTNNDLETAKEAFKTASKKLDKAARKGLIHQNAAARQKSRLAKQVNA
- the holA gene encoding DNA polymerase III subunit delta — protein: MSSDIHKKIKKKQFAPLYLLYGTEAFFINETIKLITTEALEEEDREFNVVTYDLEEAYLEDVVEDARTLPFFGERKVLLIKSPLFLTAQKEKLEQNIKILEEYIGEPSPFSILVFVAPYEKLDERKKITKLLKKTADIVEANTMQVQDVQKWIVARADEVHVHIDNAAVSLLLELVGSNVTMLAKEMDKLTLYVGMGGEITSKLVAELVPKSVEQNVFALTEKVVKKDIAGAMQILDGLFTQQEEPIKLLALLVSQFRLLHQVKELQQRGYGQNQIASHIGVHPYRVKLAMNQTKFFSFEELKKVIIELAEADYSMKTGKMDKKLVLEFFLMRLNHM
- a CDS encoding YqzM family protein codes for the protein MNDFEQNVQSKRNDAIDSGVGFIVSFGFFATLFIIATVIKFIGS
- a CDS encoding DNA internalization-related competence protein ComEC/Rec2 — its product is MHGQWGYVAISFIIGIAIAFSSSVALLMCCFVFYVFFCLYRTSRKTFFFCMIACFSGAMYTTYVQGQNKPLGDPYGLTRGVIQNTPLINGDRLSFQVEDQNKNIVQLSYKIKSALEKKQLRQLHAGVSCIFEGERKEPQVARNFHGFNYRDYLYRQNIHFTFDATYISECHKTSLSLVQRILLLRQQAISGVTEMFPEQSGAFMNALVFGDRLQMTFEVEERYRQFGLVHLLAISGSHIVLLMVIVYFILLRSGVTREIATLCLIFCIPIYMIFAGASPSVIRASITGVLMLSTFMCSLRLSSFDALSVTAICMLIYDPYLIYNIGFQFSFVGSFALLLSAPLLLESSNGVIRNSIYISLISQLVSTPILLYHFGYFSPYSIFLNILYVPFLSLVVLPCSIVILVCIPIIPFLAKGIANVLSIGLNLSNDFLIYCESLPFIRLNFGQTPILLVALYCVSIVSILMVWERRISKGIMFIASGIFLFICTCHYVYPYFRETGSVTFLDVGQGDAILIRLPYDKEIYLIDTGGTIRVNKEEWQRKKHEFSVGNDILIPYLQKEGIKTIDKLIVTHGDADHIGAAEELLSNITVKEVVFGRKQQDAVLETVIKKQALEKEVKIREVGEGESWSVNEAEFFVLAPTGKERSENNASIVIWAKLGGVTWLFTGDLEEEGEKVLVATYPDLRADVLKVAHHGSNTSSIVPFLSAVQPNIAIISAGERNRYGHPHKEVIERFEKMGIEIWRTDKQGAISYIFKGEHGTFHSKITYDETHNR